A genomic window from Leptospira bandrabouensis includes:
- a CDS encoding rhodanese-like domain-containing protein, which translates to MKKNIILLLIIFTIPLFSESSKKKKVKQVPIENKLINYGEFKRIVNRSEVERETHRLTEEQFLNLMNEEGVIILDARSENRFHILHIKGAKNLPFTEFTKESLAEIIPLKNTKILIYCNNNFEGNQDAFAAKSPAASLNLSTYNSLKAYGYESIYELGPLLDVKKTVLPLVSDKSEP; encoded by the coding sequence ATGAAAAAAAACATAATTCTTTTACTTATCATTTTTACAATTCCACTTTTTTCCGAATCCTCCAAAAAGAAAAAAGTAAAACAGGTTCCGATTGAAAACAAACTCATTAACTACGGAGAATTTAAAAGAATCGTCAATCGTTCCGAAGTAGAAAGGGAAACTCATCGCCTAACAGAAGAACAATTTTTGAATTTGATGAACGAAGAAGGTGTTATCATACTTGATGCAAGAAGCGAAAATCGTTTTCATATTTTGCATATAAAAGGTGCAAAAAATCTTCCTTTTACCGAATTCACTAAAGAATCTTTGGCAGAGATCATTCCTCTGAAAAATACAAAAATTTTAATTTACTGTAATAACAATTTTGAAGGAAACCAGGACGCCTTTGCTGCCAAAAGTCCTGCCGCTTCTCTCAATTTATCCACTTACAATTCACTCAAAGCTTACGGTTATGAATCGATTTACGAATTAGGGCCACTGCTTGATGTGAAAAAAACCGTTCTTCCTCTCGTGTCTGACAAATCGGAACCTTGA
- a CDS encoding lipoprotein LipL46, with amino-acid sequence MFNRLRLAPLTGVLILTILACAGSNSAQKQPTLPDNVVTAMGEAPIYQGDLALARNKALKDAKLNAIRKLVGEQITEKSGVSDGQSLGSKLYGKTDSFVKKYDIISEEQWKLDTQDMIRLNVRCEVEATKLSTAVDALLDDVGNPRIAVLVQTVVNGKSYPIGSATNIAEAELIEKLRAKGNKVVDSSQLTALLKKNPSLAKLDLTSVEEGSPLLTLAQDSGAEVLIIAKVTTTDQKPVVLPGGKKTDFLSSAATGPYRIIQLWGDGKIFGSGSLEGRGADITQEVSREQAVKDWANLVSVKVGKQIKDEWFKLTEQNTVILKFKGLGLEDAINFKNDLMEYTSVKQINDRKTEMNGSEWELTYPGKESMFAEELMYKKDSSFRFLSSKTLNINSSKRGVVEIDFKNK; translated from the coding sequence ATGTTCAACCGACTTCGTTTGGCTCCCTTAACCGGAGTTCTCATCCTAACCATTTTGGCATGTGCCGGATCCAATTCAGCCCAGAAACAACCTACGCTGCCAGACAATGTGGTGACAGCTATGGGTGAGGCACCTATTTACCAAGGAGACTTGGCTCTCGCAAGAAACAAAGCTTTGAAAGATGCCAAACTCAATGCCATCCGCAAACTCGTGGGAGAACAAATTACAGAAAAATCGGGAGTATCCGATGGCCAGTCTCTTGGCTCCAAACTCTACGGGAAAACAGATAGTTTCGTAAAAAAATACGATATCATCAGTGAAGAACAATGGAAATTGGACACCCAAGACATGATTCGTTTGAATGTTCGTTGTGAAGTGGAAGCAACCAAACTTTCTACGGCAGTGGATGCTCTCCTGGATGACGTAGGAAATCCAAGAATTGCAGTGTTAGTCCAAACAGTCGTCAACGGAAAATCTTATCCGATTGGATCGGCAACCAATATCGCAGAAGCAGAACTCATTGAAAAACTCCGAGCCAAAGGTAACAAAGTTGTGGATAGTTCCCAACTCACAGCCCTTCTCAAAAAAAATCCAAGCCTTGCCAAACTTGACCTCACGTCTGTGGAAGAAGGAAGCCCTCTTCTCACACTGGCACAAGATTCTGGAGCCGAAGTTTTGATCATTGCCAAAGTCACCACAACAGACCAAAAACCAGTGGTTTTACCTGGTGGAAAAAAAACTGATTTTTTAAGTTCGGCAGCGACTGGTCCGTACCGCATCATCCAACTCTGGGGAGATGGAAAAATTTTTGGTTCGGGAAGTTTGGAAGGACGTGGTGCTGATATCACCCAAGAAGTTTCGAGAGAACAAGCAGTCAAAGACTGGGCAAACCTTGTGTCCGTCAAAGTGGGAAAACAAATCAAAGATGAATGGTTCAAACTCACAGAACAAAACACGGTGATCTTAAAATTCAAAGGCCTTGGCCTAGAAGACGCAATCAATTTCAAAAATGATTTGATGGAATACACTTCAGTCAAACAAATCAATGATCGTAAAACAGAAATGAATGGATCGGAATGGGAACTGACTTATCCAGGAAAAGAATCTATGTTTGCCGAAGAGTTGATGTATAAAAAAGATTCTAGTTTCCGTTTTTTAAGCAGCAAAACCTTAAACATCAATAGTTCCAAACGTGGTGTTGTGGAAATCGATTTTAAAAACAAATAA
- a CDS encoding response regulator, with product MKEQNHKQKLLYVDDEILNLYLFRDYFKNEFDVMIAQSGKEAMDVLSKNEDIKFVISDMRMPHMNGLEFISKAQEIRPKITYCILTGYDLTPEIEKAIGEKKVARYFSKPLDPTEILLFLSAGPNNE from the coding sequence ATGAAAGAACAAAACCACAAACAAAAGCTATTGTATGTGGACGATGAAATTCTAAATTTATATTTGTTTCGTGACTATTTTAAAAATGAATTTGATGTGATGATCGCTCAATCGGGAAAAGAAGCTATGGATGTATTGTCCAAAAATGAGGATATCAAATTTGTAATCAGCGATATGCGAATGCCACACATGAATGGATTGGAATTCATTTCAAAAGCACAAGAGATTCGTCCCAAGATTACTTATTGTATCCTGACTGGATATGATCTGACTCCGGAAATAGAAAAGGCAATAGGTGAAAAGAAAGTGGCTCGTTATTTTTCTAAACCACTAGATCCTACAGAGATTTTATTATTTCTCTCTGCAGGACCAAACAATGAATAA
- a CDS encoding exo-beta-N-acetylmuramidase NamZ family protein, translating into MTNYFFRFSLCFLVLACHGNTVPQFRVHPNDSKLRISQDIFYEKILPTMAGKKLMLATNPSGIGTNPKKIITSLEKYKITLEHLIGLEHGFLGLEEEFSQTPVTMDSTFNRPLYHIYRIKDSELRDLVREVDYVVFDVQDVGMRCYTYLSVLKRLMDAMKNTKTKLIVLDHIHVAMHLPPMGEKMNPRNLNFAGEFPSLLITGMTVGEASRFYNKEYLKESVDVLVVPVEGYRRGMYFEDTGIPWTTPSPNLPMVDSARNYLSLVLLEGVNVSVGRGTQAPFVYFGAPWMTNPEELATKLGNLGNKSYYFSPVYFKPTFGPHKGKICSGLRMNLVRPDYDPIQLAYDLIRLMKETYPNDFKWSKGSANHWVDQLWGNEHFRTSINEGKSFLDFHKTYITEEESERKKIAPYLLY; encoded by the coding sequence ATGACCAATTACTTTTTTAGGTTTTCTCTCTGCTTTCTTGTCCTTGCATGCCACGGGAATACGGTTCCCCAATTTCGTGTCCATCCGAATGATTCCAAGTTGCGAATTTCTCAGGACATTTTTTATGAAAAAATCCTTCCGACCATGGCCGGAAAAAAATTGATGCTTGCGACAAACCCTTCGGGGATTGGAACAAACCCCAAAAAGATCATCACCTCTTTAGAAAAATATAAAATCACTCTGGAACATTTGATTGGCCTCGAACATGGCTTTCTCGGTTTAGAAGAAGAGTTTAGCCAAACACCTGTTACTATGGATTCTACCTTCAATCGTCCATTGTATCATATTTACCGAATCAAAGATTCTGAATTAAGAGATCTAGTCCGAGAAGTGGATTATGTTGTTTTTGATGTCCAAGATGTAGGGATGCGCTGTTATACATATTTAAGTGTATTAAAAAGACTGATGGATGCCATGAAGAATACTAAAACCAAACTGATCGTCCTCGATCATATTCATGTGGCCATGCACCTTCCACCTATGGGTGAAAAAATGAATCCAAGGAATTTAAATTTTGCAGGTGAGTTTCCCTCTCTTCTCATCACAGGGATGACAGTTGGTGAGGCTTCCAGGTTCTATAACAAAGAATATTTAAAAGAGAGTGTCGATGTTTTAGTAGTTCCAGTGGAAGGATACCGCCGCGGAATGTATTTTGAAGATACAGGAATTCCTTGGACCACTCCTTCACCAAACTTGCCTATGGTGGACTCAGCTAGAAATTACCTTTCTTTGGTTTTACTTGAAGGTGTGAATGTTTCTGTGGGCCGTGGGACCCAAGCTCCTTTTGTTTATTTTGGTGCCCCTTGGATGACAAATCCAGAAGAGCTTGCAACAAAACTTGGTAATCTTGGAAACAAATCTTATTATTTTTCGCCAGTGTACTTCAAACCAACCTTTGGTCCCCATAAAGGGAAAATTTGTTCTGGGCTTCGGATGAATTTAGTTCGTCCGGATTATGATCCTATCCAATTAGCTTATGATTTGATTCGGCTTATGAAAGAAACTTACCCCAATGATTTTAAATGGAGTAAAGGTTCGGCAAATCATTGGGTAGACCAACTTTGGGGGAATGAACATTTCCGCACTTCCATTAATGAAGGGAAAAGTTTTTTAGACTTTCATAAAACTTATATAACGGAAGAAGAATCGGAACGTAAAAAAATCGCTCCTTATTTGTTGTACTGA
- a CDS encoding DUF2797 domain-containing protein, giving the protein MPTIQGYVRKMSHKGISPVSYFWETANYNEVDKKDLTAKASTSTSSVEAWIGKKITLSTNDIIRCLHCGKKTKKSFSQGYCFTCFTTLAENDLCILRPETCHFHKGTCREPEWGKTNCFKKHTVYFANSSGLKVGITKENPVSNRWVDQGATYGLPILEVESRRDAGILEHFLSQYLPDKTTWQKMVAGDPPDIDLVREANKFLNHLEKNEFNSPMDSKTKLVWKRLDLSGGVTTINYPIETYPEKIKSLKLTKETPITDTLVGIKGQYLLFRSGVINIRSLSGLWIEVST; this is encoded by the coding sequence ATGCCAACCATCCAAGGTTATGTAAGAAAAATGTCGCACAAAGGTATTTCGCCTGTTTCTTATTTTTGGGAAACAGCTAATTACAATGAGGTGGACAAAAAAGATTTAACTGCTAAAGCCTCCACTTCGACAAGCTCAGTGGAGGCTTGGATTGGGAAAAAAATTACGTTATCGACGAATGATATAATTAGGTGTTTGCACTGTGGTAAAAAAACAAAGAAGTCATTTAGCCAAGGTTATTGTTTTACTTGTTTTACTACTTTAGCAGAAAACGATCTTTGTATTTTAAGGCCAGAAACCTGCCATTTTCATAAAGGAACATGCCGGGAACCCGAATGGGGAAAAACTAATTGTTTTAAAAAACATACGGTCTATTTTGCAAACTCCAGTGGATTAAAAGTGGGAATCACAAAAGAAAATCCTGTCTCCAATCGTTGGGTGGACCAGGGGGCAACCTATGGGCTTCCCATTTTAGAAGTGGAGTCAAGAAGAGATGCAGGAATATTAGAACATTTTTTGAGTCAGTATTTGCCCGATAAAACTACTTGGCAAAAGATGGTGGCGGGTGATCCACCTGACATAGATTTGGTGCGTGAGGCTAATAAATTTTTAAATCATTTAGAAAAAAATGAATTCAACTCACCAATGGATAGCAAAACAAAACTTGTTTGGAAAAGGTTGGATCTGAGTGGTGGAGTCACTACCATAAATTATCCTATTGAAACATATCCAGAAAAAATCAAATCCCTCAAACTCACAAAAGAAACTCCCATCACCGATACTCTTGTGGGGATCAAAGGGCAATATCTTTTATTTCGATCAGGTGTGATCAACATTCGCAGTCTCAGTGGTCTTTGGATTGAAGTCTCCACTTAG
- a CDS encoding RNA polymerase sigma factor, with product MSEDIRKLIDNCLLGNRTAWQELIHKFHRLIIGTCAHYVPREEVTDTSQQVYLKLTENDYHLLRKFKGDSLPAFIIYLSEISKNISMSQTRSIRRYEYREGISLDMSIDILDERQSQEDVYFAFEEKQEFYDLIEALDEIHKEILILRLKGYKFKEIAEILDVPLGTVLARANRAKEKIKKILTKEIKP from the coding sequence ATGAGTGAAGACATTCGGAAGTTAATCGACAATTGCCTGCTTGGAAACCGTACCGCTTGGCAAGAGTTGATCCATAAGTTTCACAGGCTCATCATTGGTACTTGTGCACACTATGTTCCCAGAGAAGAAGTCACCGATACTTCACAGCAAGTTTATTTAAAACTCACAGAAAACGACTACCATCTGCTTAGAAAGTTCAAAGGAGACAGTCTCCCCGCATTTATTATCTATTTAAGTGAAATTTCTAAAAATATAAGTATGTCTCAGACAAGATCCATTCGTCGGTATGAGTATCGGGAAGGAATTTCTTTGGATATGAGTATAGACATTTTAGATGAAAGACAAAGCCAAGAAGATGTCTATTTTGCCTTTGAGGAAAAACAAGAGTTTTATGATCTCATCGAGGCTTTGGATGAGATCCATAAAGAAATTCTCATTTTACGTTTGAAGGGATATAAATTCAAAGAAATCGCGGAAATCCTCGATGTTCCCCTAGGGACAGTGCTCGCACGGGCCAATCGAGCCAAAGAAAAGATAAAAAAAATCCTTACAAAGGAAATAAAGCCTTAG
- a CDS encoding LIC_11883 family protein, with the protein MKRIILTFLTFLFALSVLASEKEPKTVPKNKTAKVLKSVAFATIRSTLLVTYGEGEEKQSAYTPCSENFPSMPGDFPCNYLDYEGTTMEVATQSTVNEGESTEGSDPEDVFPGGKIFIKLIKQKSPNLNGKVVFLGEGEDQLKLFYGPKGQISHYLYRQTLVIFKWDWTQSEPSLTGLLFVNVNHEYFPVEVKEYSF; encoded by the coding sequence ATGAAACGAATAATATTAACATTTTTAACTTTTCTATTTGCATTATCAGTTTTGGCTTCTGAGAAAGAACCAAAAACTGTTCCCAAAAATAAAACAGCAAAAGTTTTGAAATCTGTGGCCTTTGCTACCATTCGTTCGACACTTCTTGTCACCTACGGAGAGGGGGAAGAAAAACAATCTGCCTATACTCCTTGTTCGGAAAATTTTCCGAGTATGCCAGGTGACTTTCCATGTAACTATTTAGATTACGAGGGGACCACTATGGAGGTGGCTACGCAGTCCACTGTAAACGAAGGAGAATCAACAGAAGGTTCGGATCCGGAAGATGTATTTCCAGGTGGAAAGATTTTCATCAAACTCATCAAACAAAAATCACCAAACCTAAATGGGAAGGTGGTATTTCTTGGTGAGGGAGAAGACCAACTCAAACTTTTTTACGGTCCCAAAGGACAAATTTCTCACTATCTCTATCGTCAAACTCTCGTTATTTTTAAATGGGATTGGACCCAGTCAGAACCAAGCCTTACCGGTTTACTTTTTGTAAATGTCAATCACGAATATTTTCCTGTAGAAGTAAAAGAGTATTCATTTTAA
- a CDS encoding RluA family pseudouridine synthase, with product MKSPLRQIRLKGGFTTKILFECEEFLIAEKPEGLPVHETKDPNRKDFTRLLASYLHLQDLRTVNRLDLGTSGIVLLGKTQTKNKEIDSLLKEAEKEYIFLCNGIPDWKEKRFECFIRDGNKEVQIVRSGGKKAITEFRILSHFPEEGLTFGMAKILTGRRHQIRVMLKELGFPILGDPVYSDSQSGKKETRMYLHSFRLCFTDLQGKKQWVETEIPLEFSNRVGKTLSL from the coding sequence TTGAAGTCTCCACTTAGGCAGATCCGACTAAAAGGTGGGTTTACCACCAAGATTCTTTTTGAATGTGAGGAATTTTTAATCGCTGAAAAACCAGAAGGACTTCCTGTTCACGAAACCAAAGATCCAAATCGAAAAGACTTTACTCGACTTCTTGCAAGTTACTTACATTTACAAGACTTACGTACTGTAAACCGATTGGATTTGGGAACCAGTGGGATTGTCCTCCTTGGAAAAACGCAAACCAAAAATAAGGAAATTGATTCTCTATTAAAAGAGGCGGAGAAGGAATATATTTTTTTATGTAATGGAATTCCCGATTGGAAAGAGAAGAGGTTTGAATGTTTTATTCGAGATGGAAATAAAGAAGTACAAATTGTACGAAGTGGTGGGAAAAAAGCCATTACAGAATTTCGCATCTTAAGTCATTTCCCAGAGGAAGGATTGACTTTTGGAATGGCAAAAATTTTAACGGGAAGGCGTCACCAAATTCGCGTTATGCTTAAGGAGTTGGGTTTTCCTATCCTTGGAGATCCAGTTTATTCCGATTCCCAATCTGGAAAGAAGGAAACTAGGATGTATTTACATTCCTTTCGATTGTGCTTTACCGACTTGCAGGGAAAAAAACAGTGGGTGGAAACGGAGATCCCTTTGGAATTTTCCAATCGTGTGGGAAAAACACTCTCCCTATAA
- a CDS encoding sensor histidine kinase — protein sequence MIQGELLSDIIEAVSNTYGNEFLDRLTLKLASIIQADYTFIAIFDKERYESKTISLVAKGEITENMAYSLKDTPCAQVFDNSICYYPNDVQKFFPLDQLLIEMKIEGYIGSPLLNSKKEVVGLIVGLFETEIPNKDQILTLFQIFSGRIAAELERSEYEARLEKNNHELETLVALRTSELTKTLEELRERQNQLIESEKMASLGFLSAGIAHEINNPLNFILGGYFGVRGILEGSALESEKTKMFLDAIKEGVERTSKIVKGLNQFTRSGDSAEERFDLHDILENCLVVLTHSLRDRIQVEKNMFPQPLVVKGNSGKIHQVFLNILTNAIQAMEGKDGTLSVQSYRDSNFGIIVITDTGVGIPIEHQNKIRNPFFTTKDPGKGVGLGLPIDYKIIQDHNGSIEMESEWGKGTTFRIKLPIQV from the coding sequence ATGATTCAAGGTGAGCTTCTTTCAGACATCATTGAAGCCGTTTCCAATACCTATGGAAACGAATTTTTAGATAGGCTTACACTCAAATTAGCATCCATCATTCAAGCGGATTATACTTTCATCGCCATTTTTGATAAAGAAAGATATGAATCGAAAACGATCTCCCTCGTCGCAAAAGGTGAGATCACAGAGAATATGGCTTATTCTCTAAAAGATACACCCTGTGCCCAGGTGTTTGATAATTCAATTTGTTATTATCCAAATGATGTTCAAAAGTTTTTTCCCCTCGACCAACTTCTCATTGAAATGAAAATCGAAGGATACATTGGTTCTCCTTTACTCAATTCCAAAAAAGAGGTGGTAGGCCTTATTGTAGGATTATTCGAAACGGAAATTCCAAACAAAGACCAAATCCTAACCTTATTCCAAATTTTTTCCGGACGGATCGCCGCTGAATTAGAAAGATCCGAATATGAAGCACGATTGGAAAAAAATAACCACGAATTAGAAACCCTTGTGGCATTGAGAACCAGTGAGTTAACAAAAACATTAGAGGAACTTCGGGAAAGGCAAAACCAACTGATTGAATCTGAGAAGATGGCAAGCCTTGGATTCCTCTCTGCAGGGATTGCCCATGAAATCAATAATCCCTTAAACTTTATTTTAGGTGGATATTTCGGAGTCCGTGGGATTTTGGAAGGTTCGGCTCTGGAATCAGAAAAAACAAAAATGTTTTTAGACGCAATCAAAGAAGGGGTAGAGCGCACTTCCAAAATTGTCAAAGGATTAAACCAATTTACTCGCAGTGGAGATTCTGCCGAAGAGAGGTTTGATTTACATGATATTTTAGAGAATTGTTTGGTGGTACTCACTCATTCTCTTCGGGATCGAATCCAAGTAGAAAAAAATATGTTTCCGCAACCCTTGGTAGTAAAGGGGAACTCCGGAAAAATCCATCAGGTGTTTTTAAATATTCTCACAAATGCCATCCAAGCCATGGAAGGAAAGGATGGAACCTTAAGTGTTCAGTCGTATCGAGATTCAAATTTCGGAATCATTGTGATTACTGATACAGGTGTGGGAATTCCAATAGAACACCAAAACAAAATTCGAAATCCCTTTTTTACTACCAAAGACCCAGGGAAAGGTGTTGGACTTGGTTTACCCATTGATTATAAGATCATCCAAGACCACAATGGTTCCATTGAGATGGAATCAGAATGGGGAAAGGGAACCACCTTTCGAATCAAACTTCCAATACAAGTATGA
- the ychF gene encoding redox-regulated ATPase YchF, protein MALNCGIVGLPNVGKSTIFNALTKAGAQAANYPFCTIEPNTGVVEVPDERLNRLAEVYKPKRTVPTMIEFVDIAGLVKGASQGEGLGNQFLSHIREVDAICHVVRAFQDENITHVHGKVDPIEDITVINYELILADLDSLEKQQQRVAKTAKTGNKEAAEILSVMDKILDTLKKGNRASTVELSEEEGKIAKKFNLITIKPVLYVANILDSDVKTSENPLVKTIVDFASKEGAPVVVLCGRFEEEISGLEKEDQIAFLEEIGEKESGLSRMIRASYKLLGLITFFTAGVEEVRAWTTHQGSTGPVAASVIHSDFEKGYIRAEVMSYEDVDRTGDAAKVKEEGKLRVEGKEYIVQDGDVIYFRVNA, encoded by the coding sequence ATGGCTTTGAATTGTGGAATTGTAGGTCTCCCGAACGTCGGTAAGTCGACTATTTTTAATGCTCTCACGAAGGCAGGGGCACAAGCTGCCAACTATCCGTTTTGTACGATTGAACCCAATACCGGTGTGGTAGAAGTTCCTGATGAAAGGCTAAATCGTTTGGCCGAAGTTTATAAACCAAAACGAACCGTTCCCACAATGATTGAGTTTGTGGACATTGCGGGCCTTGTGAAAGGGGCAAGCCAAGGGGAAGGACTTGGAAACCAGTTTTTATCTCATATCCGTGAAGTGGATGCCATCTGTCATGTGGTTCGTGCTTTTCAAGATGAAAATATAACGCATGTTCACGGGAAAGTTGATCCCATCGAAGATATCACAGTCATTAATTATGAATTGATCCTTGCCGATTTGGACAGTTTAGAAAAACAACAACAACGTGTGGCAAAAACTGCGAAAACGGGAAATAAAGAAGCTGCAGAGATTTTATCGGTGATGGATAAAATCCTAGATACTTTAAAAAAAGGAAACCGTGCATCAACAGTAGAACTCAGTGAGGAAGAAGGTAAAATTGCTAAAAAATTCAACCTCATCACCATAAAACCAGTATTATATGTTGCTAATATTTTAGATTCCGATGTAAAAACAAGTGAGAATCCCCTTGTCAAAACAATCGTCGATTTTGCTTCCAAAGAAGGGGCACCGGTGGTTGTGTTATGTGGCCGTTTTGAAGAAGAAATTTCTGGTTTAGAAAAAGAAGACCAAATTGCCTTTTTGGAAGAGATTGGCGAAAAAGAATCGGGTCTATCGAGAATGATTCGTGCCTCTTACAAACTTCTTGGATTAATTACTTTTTTTACAGCGGGTGTGGAGGAAGTCCGAGCTTGGACTACCCACCAAGGAAGCACAGGGCCCGTTGCTGCCAGTGTCATCCATTCTGATTTTGAAAAGGGTTATATCCGCGCAGAGGTCATGAGTTACGAAGATGTCGACAGAACGGGGGATGCAGCCAAGGTCAAAGAAGAGGGCAAACTCCGAGTGGAAGGAAAAGAATACATTGTCCAAGACGGGGATGTCATTTACTTCCGAGTGAACGCTTAA
- a CDS encoding peptidylprolyl isomerase: MSVLRAILKTNKGEIRIDLYPDKTPNTVANFVNLAQRNFYNGLKFHRVIEDFMIQGGCPQGTGTGGPGYKFRDEFDSSLKHNKPGILSMANAGPGTNGSQFFITHVPTPWLDGKHSVFGAVVDDTDQQVVNAIRQGDVIETITIEGDPSSVLAVAKPFLDEWNQILDSKK; this comes from the coding sequence ATGAGCGTACTTAGAGCAATTCTCAAAACAAACAAAGGCGAAATTCGCATTGATTTGTATCCTGACAAAACACCCAATACTGTAGCCAACTTCGTAAACCTTGCCCAAAGGAATTTTTACAATGGACTCAAATTCCACAGGGTCATTGAAGACTTTATGATCCAAGGCGGATGCCCACAAGGAACAGGAACTGGTGGACCAGGTTATAAATTCCGAGATGAGTTTGATTCTAGTTTAAAACACAACAAACCTGGAATTCTTTCTATGGCCAACGCAGGACCTGGAACCAATGGAAGTCAGTTTTTTATTACCCATGTTCCTACTCCATGGCTTGATGGAAAACATTCAGTATTTGGTGCTGTAGTCGATGACACAGACCAACAAGTAGTGAATGCCATTCGACAAGGTGATGTCATCGAAACAATCACGATCGAAGGTGATCCTTCCTCTGTGTTAGCGGTGGCAAAACCCTTTTTGGATGAGTGGAACCAAATTCTCGATTCTAAAAAATAA